A single Anas acuta chromosome 19, bAnaAcu1.1, whole genome shotgun sequence DNA region contains:
- the LOC137842067 gene encoding aldehyde dehydrogenase family 3 member A2-like isoform X1, with protein MERIQQILLTAPRDMERMQQVVGRARAAFSSGRCRSLEFRLQQLKNLERMVREKEKEILAALQSDLHKCGHNAYSHEILGVLVELALVMEKLPSWAAPQPVKKNLLTMQDEAYIYPEPLGVVLVIGAWNYPFALIVQPLIGAIAAGNAVVVKPSEVSEHTSRLIADILPQYLDQELYPVVTGGVPETTELLKQRFDHILYTGNTAVGKIVMAAAAKHLTPVTLELGGKSPCYIDKDCDLAVACRRITWGKYMNCGQTCIAPDYILCEPSIQSQVVENIKATLQEFYGEDVKKSPDYERIVNKRHFRRIVSLLEGQKIAHGGETDEASCFIAPTILTDVSAESKVMEEEIFGPVLPIVSVKGVDEAIEFINSREKPLALYVFSNDKKLIKRVISETSSGGMTANDVLMHSTVLDLPFGGVGNSGMGAYHGKHSFETFSHHRACLIKDLKMEGMNKLRYPPGSQKKLDWAKFFILKRFDKVRYGLIFLALLGVVAAVMIKVMFP; from the exons ATGGAGAGGATACAGCAGATCCTCCTCACAGCGCCCAGGGACATGGAGAGGATGCAGCAGGTCGTGGGGAGGGCCAGGGCGGCCTTCAGCTCGGGACGGTGCCGCTCGCTGGAgttcaggctgcagcagctgaagaaccTGGAGCGGATGGTgcgggagaaggagaaggagatcCTGGCGGCCCTGCAGTCGGATCTGCACAAG TGTGGGCACAACGCGTACAGCCACGAGATCCTGGGCGTGCTGGTGGAGCTGGCCCTGGTCATGGAGAAGCTGCCATCCTGGGCAGCCCCTCAGCCGGTGAAGAAGAACCTGCTGACGATGCAGGACGAGGCGTACATCTACCCCGAGCCACTGGGGGTGGTGCTGGTGATTGGGGCCTGGAATTACCCCTTCGCCCTGATTGTGCAGCCGCTGATTGGGGCCATCGCAGCAG GCAATGCGGTGGTGGTGAAGCCGTCAGAGGTCAGTGAGCACACGTCCCGGCTGATTGCTGATATCCTCCCGCAGTACCTGGACCAG gagctgtaCCCGGTGGTCACAGGAGGAGTGCCTGAGACAACggagctgctgaagcagagaTTCGACCACATCCTGTACACCGGGAACACCGCCGTGGGCAAAATCGTGATGGCAGCGGCTGCCAAGCACCTGACGCCCGTCACCCTGGAGCTGGGTGGGAAGAGCCCCTGCTACATCGACAAGGACTGCGACCTGGCCGTCGCCTGCAG GCGGATAACATGGGGGAAGTACATGAACTGTGGGCAAACCTGCATTGCCCCGGACTACATCCTGTGCGAGCCGTCCATCCAGAGCCAGGTGGTGGAGAACATTAAGGCGACTCTGCAG GAGTTCTACGGGGAAGATGTGAAGAAGTCTCCGGATTACGAGAGGATCGTCAACAAGCGCCACTTCAGGAGGATCGTGAGCCTGCTGGAAGGCCAGAAGATCGCGCACGGGGGAGAGACGGATGAGGCCTCCTGCTTCATAG CACCCACCATCCTGACGGACGTTTCTGCGGAGTCCAAGGTGATGGAGGAGGAGATCTTTGGGCCGGTGCTTCCGATTGTGTCAGTGAAGGGCGTGGACGAAGCCATTGAGTTCATCAACAGTCGGGAGAAGCCCCTTGCCCTCTATGTCTTCTCCAACGACAAGAAG CTGATCAAAAGGGTGATATCGGAGACCTCTAGCGGCGGTATGACTGCCAACGACGTCCTCATGCACTCCACGGTCCTGGATCTGCCTTTTGGTGGTGTGG GGAACAGCGGGATGGGCGCCTACCATGGCAAGCACAGCTTTGAGACCTTCTCCCACCACCGCGCCTGCTTGATCAAGGACCTGAAGATGGAGGGCATGAACAAACTCCGGTACCCACCTGGCAGCCAGAAGAAGCTGGATTGGGCCAAGTTCTTCATTTTGAAGCGGTTTGACAAGGTCCGCTATGGACTGATCTTCTTGGCCCTGCTGGGGGTTGTGGCAGCGGTGATGATAAAG GTGATGTTCCCGTGA
- the LOC137842067 gene encoding aldehyde dehydrogenase family 3 member A2-like isoform X2 — MERMQQVVGRARAAFSSGRCRSLEFRLQQLKNLERMVREKEKEILAALQSDLHKCGHNAYSHEILGVLVELALVMEKLPSWAAPQPVKKNLLTMQDEAYIYPEPLGVVLVIGAWNYPFALIVQPLIGAIAAGNAVVVKPSEVSEHTSRLIADILPQYLDQELYPVVTGGVPETTELLKQRFDHILYTGNTAVGKIVMAAAAKHLTPVTLELGGKSPCYIDKDCDLAVACRRITWGKYMNCGQTCIAPDYILCEPSIQSQVVENIKATLQEFYGEDVKKSPDYERIVNKRHFRRIVSLLEGQKIAHGGETDEASCFIAPTILTDVSAESKVMEEEIFGPVLPIVSVKGVDEAIEFINSREKPLALYVFSNDKKLIKRVISETSSGGMTANDVLMHSTVLDLPFGGVGNSGMGAYHGKHSFETFSHHRACLIKDLKMEGMNKLRYPPGSQKKLDWAKFFILKRFDKVRYGLIFLALLGVVAAVMIKVMFP, encoded by the exons ATGGAGAGGATGCAGCAGGTCGTGGGGAGGGCCAGGGCGGCCTTCAGCTCGGGACGGTGCCGCTCGCTGGAgttcaggctgcagcagctgaagaaccTGGAGCGGATGGTgcgggagaaggagaaggagatcCTGGCGGCCCTGCAGTCGGATCTGCACAAG TGTGGGCACAACGCGTACAGCCACGAGATCCTGGGCGTGCTGGTGGAGCTGGCCCTGGTCATGGAGAAGCTGCCATCCTGGGCAGCCCCTCAGCCGGTGAAGAAGAACCTGCTGACGATGCAGGACGAGGCGTACATCTACCCCGAGCCACTGGGGGTGGTGCTGGTGATTGGGGCCTGGAATTACCCCTTCGCCCTGATTGTGCAGCCGCTGATTGGGGCCATCGCAGCAG GCAATGCGGTGGTGGTGAAGCCGTCAGAGGTCAGTGAGCACACGTCCCGGCTGATTGCTGATATCCTCCCGCAGTACCTGGACCAG gagctgtaCCCGGTGGTCACAGGAGGAGTGCCTGAGACAACggagctgctgaagcagagaTTCGACCACATCCTGTACACCGGGAACACCGCCGTGGGCAAAATCGTGATGGCAGCGGCTGCCAAGCACCTGACGCCCGTCACCCTGGAGCTGGGTGGGAAGAGCCCCTGCTACATCGACAAGGACTGCGACCTGGCCGTCGCCTGCAG GCGGATAACATGGGGGAAGTACATGAACTGTGGGCAAACCTGCATTGCCCCGGACTACATCCTGTGCGAGCCGTCCATCCAGAGCCAGGTGGTGGAGAACATTAAGGCGACTCTGCAG GAGTTCTACGGGGAAGATGTGAAGAAGTCTCCGGATTACGAGAGGATCGTCAACAAGCGCCACTTCAGGAGGATCGTGAGCCTGCTGGAAGGCCAGAAGATCGCGCACGGGGGAGAGACGGATGAGGCCTCCTGCTTCATAG CACCCACCATCCTGACGGACGTTTCTGCGGAGTCCAAGGTGATGGAGGAGGAGATCTTTGGGCCGGTGCTTCCGATTGTGTCAGTGAAGGGCGTGGACGAAGCCATTGAGTTCATCAACAGTCGGGAGAAGCCCCTTGCCCTCTATGTCTTCTCCAACGACAAGAAG CTGATCAAAAGGGTGATATCGGAGACCTCTAGCGGCGGTATGACTGCCAACGACGTCCTCATGCACTCCACGGTCCTGGATCTGCCTTTTGGTGGTGTGG GGAACAGCGGGATGGGCGCCTACCATGGCAAGCACAGCTTTGAGACCTTCTCCCACCACCGCGCCTGCTTGATCAAGGACCTGAAGATGGAGGGCATGAACAAACTCCGGTACCCACCTGGCAGCCAGAAGAAGCTGGATTGGGCCAAGTTCTTCATTTTGAAGCGGTTTGACAAGGTCCGCTATGGACTGATCTTCTTGGCCCTGCTGGGGGTTGTGGCAGCGGTGATGATAAAG GTGATGTTCCCGTGA
- the LOC137842066 gene encoding aldehyde dehydrogenase family 3 member A2-like isoform X2, which produces MERMQQVVGRARAAFSSGRCRSLEFRLQQLKNLERMVREKEKEILAALQSDLHKCGHNAYSHEIMGVLGELALVMEKLPSWAAPQPVKKNLLTMRDEAYIYPEPLGVVLVIGAWNYPFVLVMQPLIGAIAAGNAVVVKPSEVSEHTSQLIADILPQYLDRELYPVVTGGVPETTELLKQRFDHILYTGNTAVGKIVMAAAAKHLTPVTLELGGKSPCYIDKDCDLAVACRRITWGKYMNCGQTCIAPDYILCEPSIQSQVVENIKATLQEFYGEDVKKSPDYERIVNKRHFRRIVSLLEGQKIAHGGETDEASCFIAPTILTDVSAESKVMEEEIFGPVLPIVSVKGVDEAIEFINSREKPLALYVFSNDKKVIKRVISETSSGGVTGNDVIMHFFLSTLPFGGVGNSGMGAYHGKHSFETFSHHRACLIKDLKMEGTNKLRYPPGSQKKLDWAKFFVLKRFNKGRLGLIFLALLGVVAAVVIKMAY; this is translated from the exons ATGGAGAGGATGCAGCAGGTCGTGGGGAGGGCCAGGGCGGCCTTCAGCTCGGGACGGTGCCGCTCGCTGGAgttcaggctgcagcagctgaagaaccTGGAGCGGATGGTgcgggagaaggagaaggagatcCTGGCGGCCCTGCAGTCGGATCTGCACAAG TGTGGGCACAACGCGTACAGCCATGAGATCATGGgagtgctgggggagctggccCTGGTCATGGAGAAGCTGCCATCCTGGGCAGCCCCTCAGCCGGTGAAGAAGAACCTGCTGACGATGCGGGACGAGGCGTACATCTACCCCGAGCCGCTGGGGGTGGTGCTGGTGATTGGGGCCTGGAATTACCCCTTCGTCCTGGTCATGCAGCCACTGATCGGGGCCATTGCAGCAG GCAATGCGGTGGTGGTGAAGCCGTCAGAGGTCAGTGAGCACACGTCCCAGCTGATTGCTGATATCCTCCCTCAGTACCTGGACCGG GAGCTGTACCCAGTGGTCACAGGAGGAGTGCCTGAGACAACggagctgctgaagcagagaTTCGACCACATCCTGTACACCGGGAACACCGCCGTGGGCAAAATCGTGATGGCAGCGGCTGCCAAGCACCTGACGCCCGTCACCCTGGAGCTGGGTGGGAAGAGCCCCTGCTACATCGACAAGGACTGCGACCTGGCCGTCGCCTGCAG GCGGATAACATGGGGGAAGTACATGAACTGTGGGCAAACCTGCATTGCCCCGGACTACATCCTGTGCGAGCCGTCCATCCAGAGCCAGGTGGTGGAGAACATTAAGGCGACTCTGCAG GAGTTCTACGGGGAAGATGTGAAGAAGTCTCCGGATTACGAGAGGATCGTCAACAAGCGCCACTTCAGGAGGATCGTGAGCCTGCTGGAAGGCCAGAAGATCGCGCACGGGGGAGAGACGGATGAGGCCTCCTGCTTCATAG CACCCACCATCCTGACGGACGTTTCTGCGGAGTCCAAGGTGATGGAGGAGGAGATCTTTGGGCCGGTGCTTCCGATTGTGTCAGTGAAGGGCGTGGACGAAGCCATTGAGTTCATCAACAGTCGGGAGAAGCCCCTTGCCCTCTATGTCTTCTCCAACGACAAGAAG gtAATCAAGAGAGTCATCTCAGAAACCTCCAGTGGGGGCGTTACTGGAAATGATGTCATCATGCATTTCTTCCTCTCAACCTTACCCTTTGGTGGTGTCG GGAACAGCGGGATGGGCGCCTACCACGGCAAGCACAGCTTTGAGACCTTCTCCCACCACCGCGCCTGCTTGATCAAGGACCTGAAGATGGAGGGCACAAATAAACTCCGGTATCCACCTGGCAGCCAGAAGAAGCTGGATTGGGCCAAGTTCTTCGTTTTGAAGCGGTTTAACAAGGGCCGCTTGGGACTGATCTTCTTGGCCCTCCTGGGGGTTGTGGCAGCAGTGGTGATAAAG aTGGCTTACTAG
- the LOC137842066 gene encoding aldehyde dehydrogenase family 3 member A2-like isoform X1, with translation MERMQQVVGRARAAFSSGRCRSLEFRLQQLKNLERMVREKEKEILAALQSDLHKCGHNAYSHEIMGVLGELALVMEKLPSWAAPQPVKKNLLTMRDEAYIYPEPLGVVLVIGAWNYPFVLVMQPLIGAIAAGNAVVVKPSEVSEHTSQLIADILPQYLDRELYPVVTGGVPETTELLKQRFDHILYTGNTAVGKIVMAAAAKHLTPVTLELGGKSPCYIDKDCDLAVACRRITWGKYMNCGQTCIAPDYILCEPSIQSQVVENIKATLQEFYGEDVKKSPDYERIVNKRHFRRIVSLLEGQKIAHGGETDEASCFIAPTILTDVSAESKVMEEEIFGPVLPIVSVKGVDEAIEFINSREKPLALYVFSNDKKVIKRVISETSSGGVTGNDVIMHFFLSTLPFGGVGNSGMGAYHGKHSFETFSHHRACLIKDLKMEGTNKLRYPPGSQKKLDWAKFFVLKRFNKGRLGLIFLALLGVVAAVVIKSHQSVLKRKALLIVLAVQRLGWLSGC, from the exons ATGGAGAGGATGCAGCAGGTCGTGGGGAGGGCCAGGGCGGCCTTCAGCTCGGGACGGTGCCGCTCGCTGGAgttcaggctgcagcagctgaagaaccTGGAGCGGATGGTgcgggagaaggagaaggagatcCTGGCGGCCCTGCAGTCGGATCTGCACAAG TGTGGGCACAACGCGTACAGCCATGAGATCATGGgagtgctgggggagctggccCTGGTCATGGAGAAGCTGCCATCCTGGGCAGCCCCTCAGCCGGTGAAGAAGAACCTGCTGACGATGCGGGACGAGGCGTACATCTACCCCGAGCCGCTGGGGGTGGTGCTGGTGATTGGGGCCTGGAATTACCCCTTCGTCCTGGTCATGCAGCCACTGATCGGGGCCATTGCAGCAG GCAATGCGGTGGTGGTGAAGCCGTCAGAGGTCAGTGAGCACACGTCCCAGCTGATTGCTGATATCCTCCCTCAGTACCTGGACCGG GAGCTGTACCCAGTGGTCACAGGAGGAGTGCCTGAGACAACggagctgctgaagcagagaTTCGACCACATCCTGTACACCGGGAACACCGCCGTGGGCAAAATCGTGATGGCAGCGGCTGCCAAGCACCTGACGCCCGTCACCCTGGAGCTGGGTGGGAAGAGCCCCTGCTACATCGACAAGGACTGCGACCTGGCCGTCGCCTGCAG GCGGATAACATGGGGGAAGTACATGAACTGTGGGCAAACCTGCATTGCCCCGGACTACATCCTGTGCGAGCCGTCCATCCAGAGCCAGGTGGTGGAGAACATTAAGGCGACTCTGCAG GAGTTCTACGGGGAAGATGTGAAGAAGTCTCCGGATTACGAGAGGATCGTCAACAAGCGCCACTTCAGGAGGATCGTGAGCCTGCTGGAAGGCCAGAAGATCGCGCACGGGGGAGAGACGGATGAGGCCTCCTGCTTCATAG CACCCACCATCCTGACGGACGTTTCTGCGGAGTCCAAGGTGATGGAGGAGGAGATCTTTGGGCCGGTGCTTCCGATTGTGTCAGTGAAGGGCGTGGACGAAGCCATTGAGTTCATCAACAGTCGGGAGAAGCCCCTTGCCCTCTATGTCTTCTCCAACGACAAGAAG gtAATCAAGAGAGTCATCTCAGAAACCTCCAGTGGGGGCGTTACTGGAAATGATGTCATCATGCATTTCTTCCTCTCAACCTTACCCTTTGGTGGTGTCG GGAACAGCGGGATGGGCGCCTACCACGGCAAGCACAGCTTTGAGACCTTCTCCCACCACCGCGCCTGCTTGATCAAGGACCTGAAGATGGAGGGCACAAATAAACTCCGGTATCCACCTGGCAGCCAGAAGAAGCTGGATTGGGCCAAGTTCTTCGTTTTGAAGCGGTTTAACAAGGGCCGCTTGGGACTGATCTTCTTGGCCCTCCTGGGGGTTGTGGCAGCAGTGGTGATAAAG AGTCACCAGTCTGTGCTGAAGAGAAAAGCTCTCTTGATTGTGCTGGCTGTTCAGAGGCTGGGCTGGCTCAGTGGGTGTTAA
- the LOC137842063 gene encoding aldehyde dehydrogenase family 3 member A2-like, which translates to MERMQQVVGRARAAFSSGRCRSLEFRLQQLKNLERMVREKEKEILAALQSDLHKCGHNAYSHEVMGVLGELAQAMENLPSWAAPQPVKKNLLTMRDEAYIYPEPLGVVLVIGAWNYPFMLVVQPLIGAIAAGNAVVVKPSEVSEHTSQLLADLLPQYLDEELYPVVTGGVPETTELLTQRFDHILYTGNTAVGKIVMAAAAKHLTPVTLELGGKSPCYIDKDCDLAVACRRITWGKYMNCGQTCIAPDYILCEPSIQSQVVENIKATLQEFYGEDVKKSPDYERIVNKRHFRRIVSLLEGQKIAHGGETDEASCFIAPTILTDISAESKVMEEEIFGPVLPIVSVKGVDEAIEFINSREKPLALYVFSNDKKVIKRVISETSSGGVTGNDVIMHYLLSSLPFGGVGNSGMGAYHGKHSFETFSHRRACLIKDLKMEGMNKLRYPPGSQKKLDWAKFFILKRFNKGRVGLSLK; encoded by the exons ATGGAGAGGATGCAGCAGGTCGTGGGGAGGGCCAGGGCGGCCTTCAGCTCGGGACGGTGCCGCTCGCTGGAgttcaggctgcagcagctgaagaaccTGGAGCGGATGGTgcgggagaaggagaaggagatcCTGGCGGCCCTGCAGTCGGATCTGCACAAG TGTGGGCACAACGCGTACAGCCACGAGGTTATGGGAGTACTGGGAGAGCTGGCCCAGGCCATGGAGAATTTGCCATCATGGGCGGCTCCTCAGCCGGTGAAGAAGAATCTGCTGACGATGCGGGATGAGGCGTACATCTACCCTGAGCCGCTGGGGGTGGTGCTGGTGATCGGTGCCTGGAATTACCCCTTCATGCTGGTTGTGCAGCCGCTGATCGGAGCTATTGCAGCAG GCAATGCGGTGGTGGTGAAGCCGTCAGAGGTCAGTGAGCACACGTCCCAGCTGTTGGCAGATCTCCTCCCCCAGTACCTGGATGAG GAGCTGTACCCAGTGGTCACAGGAGGAGTGCCTGAGACAACGGAGCTGCTGACGCAGAGATTCGACCACATCCTGTACACCGGGAACACCGCCGTGGGCAAAATCGTGATGGCAGCGGCTGCCAAGCACCTGACGCCCGTCACCCTGGAGCTGGGTGGGAAGAGCCCCTGCTACATCGACAAGGACTGCGACCTGGCCGTCGCCTGCAG GCGGATAACGTGGGGGAAGTACATGAACTGTGGGCAAACCTGCATTGCCCCGGACTACATCCTGTGCGAGCCGTCCATCCAGAGCCAGGTGGTGGAGAACATTAAGGCGACTCTGCAG GAGTTCTATGGGGAAGATGTGAAGAAGTCTCCGGATTACGAGAGGATCGTCAACAAGCGCCACTTCAGGAGGATCGTGAGCCTGCTGGAAGGCCAGAAGATCGCGCACGGGGGAGAGACGGATGAGGCCTCCTGCTTCATAG CACCCACCATCCTGACGGACATTTCTGCGGAGTCTAAGGTGATGGAGGAGGAGATCTTTGGGCCGGTGCTTCCGATTGTGTCAGTGAAGGGCGTGGACGAAGCCATTGAGTTCATCAACAGTCGGGAGAAGCCCCTTGCCCTCTATGTCTTCTCCAACGACAAGAAG gtAATCAAGAGAGTCATCTCAGAAACCTCCAGTGGGGGCGTTACTGGAAATGATGTTATTATGCATTACTTGCTCTCAAGTTTACCCTTTGGTGGTGTCG GGAACAGCGGGATGGGCGCCTACCACGGCAAGCACAGCTTTGAGACCTTCTCCCACCGCCGCGCCTGCTTGATCAAGGACCTGAAGATGGAGGGCATGAACAAACTCCGGTACCCACCTGGCAGCCAGAAGAAGCTGGATTGGGCCAAGTTCTTCATTTTGAAGCGGTTTAACAAGGGCCGAGTTGGACTGTCGTTGAAGTGA